GGGCACCCTGCTCACCCTCGCCCTGCTGGTGGCCATCGGCTTCGTCAACGGGCCGGCCGACGCCATCGAGACGGTCCTGGTCGGCGAGTACGCCTCGGCCGCCACCCGGGCGCAGGCCTTCGCGGTGCTGGTCGCGTCCAACTGGGTGGGCTTCGCGGCCGGAAGCTTCGTCACCGGTGTGGTCGTCCAGCACGTCTCCCCCGGGTTCGGCGCACTGACCGCCGCCGCGGCAGCGCTGCTCGCCTCGGCTTCCATGGCCGTGACCGTCGTGAGGAAACCTCCGCGGCAGCGTTCGTCGACCGCGGAGAAGTCGGTGGATTCCCCCACCGGCCGCACCTGACCGACCGGACGAGCGAGGCGGATGACCATGACCGTCGTACCCTCTTCTTCGACCGCCGGGGCCCCGGCTCGTCCGGCCACGGCAGAGTTCCACGCCTTCTCCGGCTCGGACAACGCCTTGGCACGGCACCTGTTCGCGCTCCCGCGCGACCTCGTGGAGCGCACCCTGTGGGCCCTCCTCCTGCAGAGCCACGACGGTGCGGGCGTCCTGGTACAGGAAAGGGCCGCGCCGGGCGACTCCGTGGCCCGGGTCCACTCGTGGACGGGAGAGGACCTCGGCTCCCTCCCCGCCCGTCTCCTGGACCTCCTGCCCACCGCCTCCCAGCAGGAGCTCCGCGCGGCCCTCCTCCACCACGGGGATTACGTGGACCTGGGCACCGTCCTGTGTCCGCCGACCCCACGCGGCGCCTTCGGACATCCGCTCAAGCTGCACACGGGGGCCGGCGTACGGGCCTACGTCGTGGCTCGGTGACCGAGCGGGTGGTCCTCGGGAACTCCAGCGCCTCCGCAGGGGTTGTGCCGTTGTTACGTACACGGCGTGGAGGGGCAGGATGTTCGCGATATCGCTGGGAGACGACGGTGCCGAGCTGCGGCCTCTGGAGCCGTGGAACGCCGAGGAGTACCTGGCCCACATCGACCGGTCACGCGAGTACATCGGGCGCCATATCGCGCTGGCGGACCGCGCCGTCGACCTCGCGTCCGCGACCGCGTTCCTCCAGTTGTACGCGGACAAGAAGGCCGCCGACAGCGGCCGTATCTACGGCATCTGGGCGGACGGGACCCTCGTGGGTGGTGTCCTCTTCCGGACCTTCGACGCCGGAGCCGGCACCTGCGAGGTCGGCTGCTGGCTGGAGGAGTCGGCCGTCGGCCGCGGGCTGGTCACACGCGCGATCAAGGTGCTCATCGACTGGGCGGTCGACGGACGCGGGATCCACCGCGTGGAGTGGCTGGCGGCCTCCGCCAATACCGCGAGCATCAACGTCGCCAAGAGGCTCGGGATGGCGCGGGACGCGGTGCTGCGGGAGAGCAACCTGTACCGCGGCGTACGCCACGACATGGAGATCTGGTCGGTGCTGGCCCCGCGGTGGCGCGAGCTACGCGAAGCGGCCGGGTGACCGCGTCGGCTGTGGGGCCCAGTTCAGGCGGCCGGACGGACTGTCCGGGTGTGCAGGGCGGCTCGGAGGCAGTCGTGGGCGGCGCCGGGGGTGGTTGAGACCGGCCCGACAGTTCGGCGACGAGTCGCCAACAGCCTTCGATACAAGGAGCCGCCGCGACGGCCGGTAGTCCGACAATGTGCCAGTGGAGGTGGGCGATCCCTTGCCGGCTACCCAGTGACAGCGTGCAGGTGCGCCCCGGCGTGGACGCCTGTTCGGCGCAGGCCCACGGTACAGGTGAACAACATTGGCCGGATGCAGGCGGCCACGTGCTTGGCGGCGGGCGTCAGGGCGCCTTCCGTAACGAGCGGTAGAACAGGATGGCAGCTTGTGGAGCCCTCACGGGGACTGACGCTGCGAGCGCCGCGACGCGGCGAGGGTGACTCCGAGGACTCCGCCGGCGCCACTGCCGAGCACCAGGCCGATCGCCACGTTGCCGAAGACAGCCAGCCCGAGCACGAGCCCCAGTGCAGTGCCGACCAGCATGCCTACGACAAACCCTGTTCCGATGGACGGCACTCCGACGCCCTCGTTGTTCGTCACACGATCATTGTGCCGGACAAGCCCCCGGAGGCGAGCGTCAATACGGCCAACCTGGAAAGTCCTCCCGGAGTCCTGAAGCTGTCCCCCAGCGAGGGGAAGCTTCAGCGGCCGAGCAACCGCCGCACCCCTGGAGGGGCGGGTCGTCAACGAGAACGGCCGCGTCATCGCGAGGGGACCGACGAGGTTTCCGGCCCCCGCGCCGACCGCGCCGCCTGTCTCGTCATCCGCCGCCCTGCCCGACGGCGTTGCCGCGGACGGACCGCTGGGGCCGACGGTGGCGCGGGCGCAGCTGACCCGGCCAGGTAGCCGCCCAGCACAGAGTGTCGGTCTCCTCCCGCGGCAGCAGGGCCGGAGCCGATGAGTGCGGCCCTGCCTGCCTGCAGGCCCGCGTCCGCCACCCCCGAGCAGGACACCACCGTACGGTCCCCCTTATGCCCCCGTTCCGCCATGCCAGGATGGGGCCTATGGGAATACGGGCGCTGTGGGACGAGACATACGAGGCCTTGCTGCCTCATGCTCTCCGGCCCGCTGACGAGCTGCATCGTGAGTATCGGGGTGCTGTCTTCCAGGCGTGGCTGACCTGGCGCGGAGATACCACCGAGGAGCAGCTTGACTCGCTGCTCTCGGATGACCAGTTCATGGTGCTTCGGACCATTGAGGGAGCGTGCGCGCTCGCCTGGCGTGACGCCCTGCTGGGCCCGGTACTCAGCCGTCACGGGCACGAAGACGCCCCCGGCCGGCCCTTTGGCGGCCCGCACGGGCTCTGGGGCACGCCCGCCCAGAGTACCGGTACCGAGGGATTTCACCGGCCTGCTCTTCCCCGCCCCGACCGGTTCGGAGCCGAAACGCCGACCCGGCCCTCACTACGTGACATGCTCTTCCGCGTCGTCTCCAACGAGTGTCTCTGGACGGTCGACGACATCCGCGATGTCCACACCTCGATAGCCGCCGTAAGCCAGGCGGCAGTGGCGCCGGTGGATCGTGTGCGCGAGACCGTGAACCGGCTGTGTCTCGGTGCCTGGCATCACGAGGTGGAGGTCAGTCAGCGGCGCGGCTGGGACGACGCCGAGTGGTGGCAGTATCTGAACCTGGAGAGGTTGCTTCCCTGGGCGGCTGTCGCACTCGGTCTGCCGGGCGAGCATCCGGACGAGTACGGGGACCTGGTCGAGTCAGTGGCCTGGAGCATTGTGACCAGCTCCTTCAACCCATGGACGGCGCAGGCCCTGCCCCTCGGCTTCGCCTCCGCCTTGGGCGAGGAATGCGTGCAGCTGGCGCACCACAAGGAGCCAAGGTGGTTCACGGAAGTCGACTGGGTTGGCCTGGGATGACAGCGCCGTTGAGCGTCCGGGGATTTGAGGCCTACCTCGCCCAGGCTCTCGCTGACGGAGACGACCACTCGCCGTGTTCGCCGTAGCGAACGCACTCCCCGCCCGCGATCCTCGCCCGGACTCTGGGCGTCCACAGCAAAGCCGCCGTCCAATGACAGCAGACATCATCCGGTGACAAGAGCTGCCTACGCGGCGGACGTCGGACGAGATATCCCGGAGAACCGATGAGACTTCCCATCACCAGTCACCGAGCACGCCTCGGATCCGCAGAGCTCAAAGTGATCCGACCAGCCAGCCCCCTGACCCGCGCCGCGCTCATTGATCACGATCGGTACCTGAACGCC
The window above is part of the Streptomyces syringium genome. Proteins encoded here:
- a CDS encoding GNAT family N-acetyltransferase; the encoded protein is MFAISLGDDGAELRPLEPWNAEEYLAHIDRSREYIGRHIALADRAVDLASATAFLQLYADKKAADSGRIYGIWADGTLVGGVLFRTFDAGAGTCEVGCWLEESAVGRGLVTRAIKVLIDWAVDGRGIHRVEWLAASANTASINVAKRLGMARDAVLRESNLYRGVRHDMEIWSVLAPRWRELREAAG